The region CGCAGCATCAGGTTGCCCGACCCTTGTGTAAGCCCTTGCGCCACGGCGAGCGCGATCAGTAGCCACAGCATGCCGGGGAAGACCGCGATCAGGCCGATATTGATCGCCGCCTGCGCCAGTTCCCCGGCGATCGCGGTGCGCCGTTTGCCGTGGCGCTTGCCGATCGCGAGCCAGATCGGCCCAGCGAGGATACCGAACGTGAATTGCAGCAGGTACAGCCCGCTCGCCCAGGCCGGCAGCCCCATGTAATTGACCGCGAAGAACACGATCAGCCCGGCGCGGATCGATTGCCCCGCCGTCACCACGGTATCGGAGGCGAGCACGCGCAGTAGCAGCCGGTCGCGCAGGATCAACGTCGCGGTCTGCCAGAAGCGCGCACGCGGCAGGCGCTCGATCGGGCGCGCCGGTTCCGGCAACGCGAACAATGTGAGCAGCAAGGTCGGCGCCAACGTGATCAGGATGAACCCGCCGACGACGTGCAGCTTCAGCGCGATATCGGCCGGGCGGACCTGTTCGAGCAAGGTCGGCAGGATCAGCGTCAGCACCAGCCCGATCGCGCGCATCGTCGCCTGATAGGTCACCACGCGCGTGCGTTCGTGATACTCGCCGGACAACTCCCCCGCCCAGGCGGAGAAGGGAATCTCGATCATCGTCCAGCCGCTGTAGAAGATGAACAGTACCACTCCGAGATAGAGCGGAGAGACGATATCGGGCGGAAAGAACAACAGGGTCGATCCGACGCCGAACAGCACGCCGCCCGCCGCGATCCATGGCCGCCGCCGCCCGAACCGGCTGCGCGTCCGGTCGCTCAATGCGCCAACGAGCGGATCGCTCACCACATCCCAGAAGCGACCAATGAAGAACACCAGACCTATCGCCGCCAGCGACAATCCGTAGTGCGTCGCATACAATTGCGGCACGAATAGCACGAGCGGCAGGCCCGCCCCCGCGATCGGGATTGCGAGCGACCCGAAGCCGAGCAGACGCAATCCGTCCGGTCGATCGCTTCGCGCGTTGGATGGTTGCGGCGTGTCCGCGACGTGCGCGAAATAGGGGATGCTGGCCATCTGCCACTCCTGACTAGAATTTGACCCGGAAGGTGGCGCCGAAGGTGCGCGGATCGCCCAATGTCGCGGTGACGAGGCCGTAATTGAGCACGCTCAGCGTCTGGAAATACTCGTTGTTCAGCAGGTTTCGCGCCCATAGCGACAGATCGTATCTGCCGTCGGCAAGACGCACCCCGACCCGCGCGTTGACCACGTCATAACCCGGCACGAGCCCGTACCGGCTGTTGCTGGCAACGGTGTAATAAGACGAGCGGTACGACCAGTCGGCATGGCCGTAGAGGTCCACGCCCTTGCGGAGCGGCACGGTGCCGTCACTGCCCAGCGCCGCCGACCATTTCGGCACGCCCGCGAGTGGCTGTCCGGTCATGCTGCGCACCTGGCCCAGGTTCAGTTGTTCGACCGGCGCTGGGCCGTTCGGATAATCGACATAGGTCGCGTCGGTGTACGCGATCGATCCGGTCACGCCGAAATGGCGGTCGATCTGCCACGCGGCATCGCCCTCGAACCCGCGCGAGCGGACCTTGGGGATGTTCGCGATATAGTTGATGTACGTCGTGGTGCCGATGATCTGCTGCACGATCGTCGTCTGATATTGCGTGACGTCGGTCTGGTACGCAGCCAGGTTCACCGTGACCGCGCGATCAAAGAATTGCGACTTCACGCCGATCTCGTAATTGTTGACCTTCTCGGGCTCGACCAGTGCCGACACCCCCGCGGGCAGATTGGTGAGG is a window of Sphingomonas sp. Leaf357 DNA encoding:
- a CDS encoding MFS transporter, which gives rise to MASIPYFAHVADTPQPSNARSDRPDGLRLLGFGSLAIPIAGAGLPLVLFVPQLYATHYGLSLAAIGLVFFIGRFWDVVSDPLVGALSDRTRSRFGRRRPWIAAGGVLFGVGSTLLFFPPDIVSPLYLGVVLFIFYSGWTMIEIPFSAWAGELSGEYHERTRVVTYQATMRAIGLVLTLILPTLLEQVRPADIALKLHVVGGFILITLAPTLLLTLFALPEPARPIERLPRARFWQTATLILRDRLLLRVLASDTVVTAGQSIRAGLIVFFAVNYMGLPAWASGLYLLQFTFGILAGPIWLAIGKRHGKRRTAIAGELAQAAINIGLIAVFPGMLWLLIALAVAQGLTQGSGNLMLRAMVADVADAHELETGHNRTGLFFSVFSLTMKLGPAIGIGLALPLVAWFGFQPKGHSCPESLEALKYVFALGPALAHIVAASLIWRFPLDEAAHTEIRRALDTRAAT